One stretch of Deltaproteobacteria bacterium DNA includes these proteins:
- a CDS encoding VOC family protein: MPPRLTHIALRAADLDLSIDFYARYAGLVVAHERDEKGTRVVWLAERAEDPAFVFVLIPMAHSEGERSGVHHFGFSVARRDDVDALAARARAEGILREGPRDAGPVVGYFCIVEDPDRNWVEFSFGQPINPRALA; the protein is encoded by the coding sequence ATGCCTCCGCGCCTCACGCACATAGCGCTCCGGGCGGCCGACCTCGACCTCTCGATCGACTTCTACGCGCGCTATGCCGGTCTCGTCGTCGCCCACGAGCGCGACGAGAAGGGAACGCGCGTGGTCTGGCTCGCCGAGCGCGCGGAGGATCCCGCCTTCGTCTTCGTGCTGATCCCGATGGCGCACTCCGAAGGCGAGCGCTCCGGCGTGCACCACTTCGGGTTCTCGGTCGCGCGCCGCGACGACGTCGACGCGCTCGCCGCGCGGGCGCGCGCCGAGGGCATCCTGCGCGAGGGACCGCGCGACGCCGGGCCGGTGGTCGGCTACTTCTGCATCGTCGAGGATCCGGACCGGAACTGGGTCGAGTTCTCCTTCGGCCAGCCGATCAATCCGCGCGCGCTCGCGTAG
- a CDS encoding alpha/beta fold hydrolase: MRRLLHAVLALCAVSVVGAGIAAAGPSPARKCQAAKLKAAGKACECRHAVAAKALASGATPDFTKCAGKLADAFAKAEAKGSCPATGEDATVDGRLVDLVTDLSTSLQASGATGDAAACVAAKLKAAGKECACLQKVQATATLKGMTPDFSTCDAKLAAAYGKAETKGAGACPTSGDGGTVGDDVRASCAEVEADVADRDTSTYSQPGPYGVGVRTVTLIDTLRATPPNGSYAGAPERTLVTEIWYPAAPNGVNEASNVAIAPNGGAFPLIVRAHGFSGLRRDSTYIVRQLASWGYVVVAPDFPLSNLSAPGGPTLADIGNQAGDVSFLIDHFLAENANGTSFLFERIDASRIGAIGHSLGGATVLLATYHATLRDPRIDAAVALSPLGCMFLDGFFDASTAPLLIEGGTVDMITRYASNHLQPYGFVNAPKYLMTFDGGTHLGFSDRLLFNQNENGDDAVGCSIFVGPGDPRPVTFEANLPPDFLGGPALGIDPSGSLCEPICPLPPPSFMLHGRQNALAKAGSVAFFEAKLRGSVSGGRMITGRIDADNADLSLAYEE; this comes from the coding sequence ATGCGCCGTCTGCTCCATGCCGTGCTCGCCCTCTGCGCCGTTTCCGTCGTGGGAGCGGGGATCGCCGCCGCGGGCCCGTCGCCCGCGCGCAAGTGCCAGGCGGCCAAGCTGAAGGCGGCCGGGAAGGCGTGCGAGTGCCGCCACGCCGTCGCCGCGAAGGCGCTCGCGAGCGGCGCCACGCCGGACTTCACGAAGTGCGCCGGCAAGCTCGCCGACGCCTTCGCCAAGGCGGAGGCCAAGGGCTCGTGTCCAGCGACCGGCGAGGACGCGACGGTCGACGGCCGCCTCGTCGATCTCGTGACCGATCTCTCGACGTCGTTGCAAGCGAGCGGCGCGACGGGCGACGCCGCGGCGTGCGTCGCCGCGAAGCTCAAGGCGGCGGGCAAGGAGTGCGCCTGCCTCCAGAAGGTCCAAGCGACGGCGACGCTGAAGGGGATGACGCCGGACTTCTCGACGTGCGACGCGAAGCTCGCCGCGGCGTACGGCAAGGCGGAGACCAAGGGCGCAGGGGCCTGTCCCACCAGCGGCGACGGCGGCACCGTCGGGGACGACGTGCGCGCGTCGTGCGCGGAGGTCGAGGCCGACGTCGCCGACCGCGACACGTCCACGTACTCGCAGCCCGGTCCGTACGGCGTCGGCGTGCGTACGGTCACGCTGATCGACACGTTGCGTGCAACTCCGCCGAACGGGTCGTACGCGGGCGCGCCCGAGCGGACCCTCGTCACCGAGATCTGGTACCCGGCCGCGCCGAACGGCGTGAACGAGGCCTCGAACGTCGCGATTGCGCCGAACGGCGGCGCCTTCCCGTTGATCGTCCGCGCCCACGGCTTCTCCGGCTTGCGGCGCGATTCCACCTACATCGTGCGCCAGCTCGCGAGCTGGGGCTACGTCGTCGTGGCGCCCGACTTCCCGCTCTCGAACCTGAGCGCCCCCGGCGGTCCGACCCTCGCCGACATCGGCAACCAGGCGGGCGACGTGTCGTTCCTCATCGACCACTTCCTCGCCGAGAACGCCAACGGCACGAGCTTCCTCTTCGAGCGCATCGACGCGTCCCGCATCGGCGCGATCGGTCACTCGCTCGGCGGCGCGACCGTGCTCCTCGCAACGTACCACGCGACGCTCCGGGATCCGCGCATCGACGCCGCGGTCGCCCTCTCGCCGCTCGGCTGCATGTTCCTCGACGGCTTCTTCGACGCTTCCACCGCGCCGCTCCTCATCGAAGGCGGCACGGTCGACATGATCACGCGGTACGCGAGCAATCACCTCCAGCCGTATGGCTTCGTGAACGCGCCGAAGTACCTCATGACCTTCGACGGCGGCACGCACCTCGGCTTTTCGGATCGCCTCCTCTTCAACCAGAACGAGAACGGCGACGACGCGGTCGGCTGCAGCATCTTCGTGGGGCCGGGCGACCCGCGGCCGGTCACCTTCGAGGCCAATCTGCCGCCGGACTTCCTCGGCGGCCCGGCCCTCGGCATCGACCCGAGCGGCTCGCTCTGCGAGCCCATCTGCCCGCTCCCGCCGCCGAGCTTCATGCTGCACGGCCGTCAGAACGCGCTCGCGAAGGCGGGGTCGGTGGCGTTCTTCGAGGCGAAGCTCCGCGGCAGCGTGTCGGGCGGGCGGATGATCACGGGCCGGATCGACGCGGACAACGCCGACCTCTCGCTCGCCTACGAGGAGTAG
- a CDS encoding DUF1329 domain-containing protein, translating into MSKVTPLRFTAALTLACGLALGSPPVGRAEVQPGDMITKENQDKIKGLVADGVQWCVNRGMEMKIVPTKKIPLPKLYQEATEKYASQVKLKEDQTLEGYVAGRPFPQVDMADPKAATKLMYNFERTHYFTDDLALHLFDADTGQLQVDQGGNQRYTVERHFVLDWLRALQFTGRLHIDPKPEIEPNKDGAFRKAGLYPVVEPFDLKGIGGLNYRYLDPLRQDDLWLYLPSLRRVRRLSSAQRSEALFGQDIDVDSYGGYAGQIPWFTWKLLTKKPMLASLHGENMPPVPCKTDGGMTFCEAWEMRPEVLVVEGTPKADAYAYSKRVIYLDHESFFIVYTDLYDRGGELWKTVMQSIRTSNRPNPKVNFEYPEERMFIYAFTVVDMQLEHGTRVAIPGMAFQDEPGWYVDVGPKYGGEEEWFTIAALISAGH; encoded by the coding sequence ATGTCCAAGGTCACGCCGCTTCGCTTCACCGCCGCACTGACGCTCGCCTGCGGTCTCGCGCTCGGCTCCCCTCCCGTCGGCCGTGCGGAGGTGCAGCCGGGCGACATGATCACCAAGGAGAACCAGGACAAGATCAAAGGGCTCGTCGCCGACGGCGTGCAGTGGTGCGTGAACCGCGGGATGGAGATGAAGATCGTCCCGACCAAGAAGATCCCGCTGCCGAAGCTCTATCAGGAGGCCACCGAGAAGTACGCCTCCCAGGTGAAGCTCAAGGAGGACCAGACGCTCGAGGGGTACGTCGCGGGCCGGCCGTTCCCTCAGGTCGACATGGCCGATCCGAAGGCGGCGACGAAGCTCATGTACAACTTCGAGCGCACCCACTACTTCACCGACGACCTTGCGCTCCATCTCTTCGACGCCGACACCGGCCAGCTGCAGGTCGATCAGGGCGGCAACCAACGCTACACCGTCGAGCGCCACTTCGTGCTCGATTGGCTCCGCGCCCTCCAGTTCACCGGCCGCCTCCACATCGACCCGAAGCCGGAGATCGAACCGAACAAGGACGGTGCGTTTCGCAAGGCCGGTCTCTATCCCGTGGTCGAGCCGTTCGACCTGAAGGGCATCGGTGGCCTCAACTACCGCTACCTCGACCCGCTCCGGCAGGACGACCTCTGGCTCTACCTGCCGAGCCTGCGCCGCGTGCGTCGCCTCTCGAGCGCGCAGCGCTCCGAGGCGCTCTTCGGGCAGGACATCGACGTCGACAGCTACGGCGGCTACGCGGGGCAGATCCCGTGGTTCACGTGGAAGCTCCTCACCAAGAAGCCGATGCTCGCGTCGCTCCACGGCGAGAACATGCCGCCGGTGCCGTGCAAGACCGACGGCGGTATGACCTTCTGCGAGGCCTGGGAGATGCGGCCGGAAGTGCTCGTCGTCGAGGGCACGCCGAAGGCCGACGCGTACGCGTATTCGAAGCGCGTCATCTACCTCGACCACGAGAGCTTCTTCATCGTCTACACCGACCTCTACGATCGTGGCGGCGAGCTCTGGAAGACGGTCATGCAGAGCATCCGCACGTCGAACAGGCCGAATCCGAAGGTCAATTTCGAGTATCCCGAGGAACGCATGTTCATCTACGCGTTCACGGTGGTCGACATGCAGCTCGAGCACGGCACGCGCGTCGCGATCCCGGGCATGGCGTTCCAGGACGAGCCCGGCTGGTACGTCGACGTCGGTCCGAAGTACGGCGGCGAGGAGGAGTGGTTCACGATCGCCGCGCTCATCAGCGCGGGGCATTGA
- a CDS encoding carboxylesterase family protein — MNFVRYPRMLRLAVLTIAIAAAAPVAARAQGIQTGTSITLADGPVQGHVNGAAREFLGIPYAAPPVGVLRWRPPVPNAPWVGALDASSYPPACAQLDSLTSDGSDSEDCLYLNVWTPDPAPAEPLPVMVWIHGGGDVAGASGNFVPFPPYESYRLYDAHNLAGDRNVVVVSMNYRLGVFGFFGHAALAGEDPGYPYTGNQGLLDQRLALEWVRDNILAFGGDPANVTIFGESAGAWNVCAHVASPTSRGLFHRAISESGGCTAGIATAAESATRADGITAAVGCDGALDVLACLRAAPVAALLDAFGNVELAGTPISIDGAFLPAHPRTLFDTGAFSHVPYMLGFNSDEGTLFFIGSTPIATPAEYTAALTARYGALAPQVEAVYPVTSFPTPQDAFVRVVGDATLVCPTIDVARRVSAAKNPRTYVYNFARVIPLPFVNILDLGAFHGAEIPYVFNSVPAPNFFDAQLGSRMQEYWTSFARKGRNPGATKSAAWPRFKERPWPMLRFDAPEIANGIKRIKQFRRTECEFWSGVYDAMP, encoded by the coding sequence ATGAACTTCGTTCGGTATCCTCGCATGCTGCGGCTCGCCGTGCTGACGATCGCCATCGCGGCCGCGGCGCCCGTCGCCGCGCGCGCCCAGGGCATCCAGACCGGCACGTCGATCACGCTCGCCGACGGCCCGGTGCAGGGCCACGTCAACGGCGCGGCGCGCGAGTTCCTGGGGATTCCCTATGCGGCGCCCCCGGTCGGCGTGCTCCGGTGGCGGCCGCCGGTGCCGAACGCGCCCTGGGTCGGCGCGCTCGACGCGTCGTCGTATCCGCCCGCCTGCGCCCAGCTGGATTCGCTCACGAGCGACGGCAGCGACAGCGAGGACTGTCTGTACCTGAACGTCTGGACGCCGGATCCGGCGCCCGCCGAGCCGCTGCCGGTCATGGTGTGGATCCACGGCGGCGGCGACGTCGCGGGCGCCTCGGGCAACTTCGTCCCGTTCCCACCCTACGAAAGCTACCGCCTGTACGACGCGCACAATCTCGCCGGCGACCGCAACGTCGTCGTCGTGAGCATGAACTACCGACTCGGCGTGTTCGGGTTCTTCGGACACGCGGCGCTGGCAGGCGAGGATCCCGGGTACCCGTACACGGGGAACCAGGGGCTCCTCGACCAACGGCTCGCGCTCGAGTGGGTGCGCGACAACATCCTCGCCTTCGGCGGCGATCCCGCGAACGTGACGATCTTCGGCGAGTCGGCCGGCGCGTGGAACGTGTGCGCGCACGTCGCGTCGCCGACGTCGCGCGGGCTCTTCCACCGCGCGATCAGCGAGAGCGGCGGCTGTACGGCGGGCATCGCGACGGCCGCCGAGAGCGCGACCCGCGCCGACGGCATCACGGCGGCGGTCGGATGCGACGGCGCGCTCGACGTCCTGGCGTGCCTGCGGGCCGCTCCGGTCGCCGCGCTGCTCGACGCCTTCGGGAACGTCGAGCTCGCCGGGACGCCGATCTCGATCGACGGCGCGTTCCTTCCCGCGCACCCGCGGACGCTCTTCGACACCGGCGCCTTCTCCCACGTGCCGTACATGCTCGGGTTCAACTCGGACGAAGGGACCCTGTTCTTCATCGGCTCCACGCCGATCGCGACCCCCGCCGAGTACACCGCCGCCCTCACCGCCCGCTACGGCGCGCTCGCGCCGCAGGTCGAGGCCGTCTACCCCGTCACGAGCTTCCCGACGCCGCAGGACGCGTTCGTCCGCGTCGTCGGCGACGCCACGCTCGTCTGCCCGACGATCGACGTCGCGCGGCGCGTGTCGGCGGCGAAGAATCCGCGCACCTACGTCTACAACTTCGCGCGCGTCATTCCGCTGCCGTTCGTGAACATCCTCGACCTCGGCGCGTTCCACGGCGCCGAGATCCCGTACGTCTTCAACTCCGTCCCGGCTCCGAACTTCTTCGATGCCCAGCTCGGCAGCCGCATGCAGGAGTACTGGACGAGCTTCGCCCGCAAGGGCCGCAATCCGGGCGCCACCAAGAGCGCGGCGTGGCCGCGCTTCAAGGAGCGCCCCTGGCCGATGCTGCGCTTCGACGCCCCCGAGATCGCGAACGGCATCAAGCGCATCAAGCAATTCCGGCGGACCGAGTGCGAGTTCTGGTCCGGCGTCTACGACGCGATGCCGTAG
- a CDS encoding alpha/beta hydrolase → MRAPIEASVSVNGVSLTYFEWGRGAAGDPLVLVHATGFHARCWDQVVRQVGRRLGRRRVIAIDQRGHGRSDKVDAIRWREFGHDVAEIARRLDLRDVVGVGHSAGGHAMVEAAALEPARFRRLVLVDPTILAPEHYAARGAAGDGAWIRVAAATHPAVKRRRHFTSIDEMIERLRERPSFASFTAAALRDYCTWGLVPSVDPPGFELACSPEMEGAVYSGAFGNPGIHEHVCALDLPVTLLRAMEPRTPADLADFRYSPTWPALASQLRRARDVHRSDRTHFMPMEDPALVASVIAEAEAQGG, encoded by the coding sequence ATGCGCGCGCCGATCGAAGCCTCCGTGTCCGTGAACGGCGTCTCCCTCACCTATTTCGAGTGGGGCCGCGGCGCCGCGGGCGATCCCTTGGTGCTCGTGCACGCGACGGGCTTCCACGCGCGCTGCTGGGATCAGGTCGTGAGGCAGGTCGGGCGCCGGCTCGGACGACGGCGGGTGATCGCGATCGACCAGCGCGGCCACGGGCGGAGCGACAAGGTCGACGCCATCCGCTGGCGCGAATTCGGCCATGACGTCGCGGAGATCGCGCGCCGACTCGACCTGCGCGACGTCGTCGGGGTCGGCCACTCGGCGGGCGGGCACGCGATGGTCGAGGCCGCGGCGCTCGAGCCGGCCCGCTTTCGACGCCTCGTGCTCGTCGACCCGACGATCCTGGCGCCCGAGCACTACGCCGCGCGCGGGGCGGCCGGAGACGGCGCCTGGATCCGGGTCGCCGCGGCCACCCATCCCGCCGTGAAGCGGCGCCGCCACTTCACCTCGATCGACGAGATGATCGAGCGCCTGCGCGAACGACCCTCGTTCGCGAGCTTCACGGCGGCGGCGCTCCGCGACTACTGCACGTGGGGCCTCGTACCGAGCGTCGATCCGCCCGGCTTCGAGCTCGCCTGCTCGCCGGAGATGGAAGGCGCCGTCTACAGCGGCGCGTTCGGCAACCCGGGAATCCACGAGCACGTCTGCGCCCTCGACCTGCCCGTCACGCTGCTCCGCGCGATGGAGCCGCGCACGCCCGCCGACCTCGCCGACTTCCGCTACTCGCCGACGTGGCCCGCCCTCGCGTCGCAGCTCCGCCGCGCCCGCGACGTGCACCGCTCCGACCGGACGCACTTCATGCCGATGGAGGACCCGGCGCTGGTCGCGTCGGTGATC
- a CDS encoding amino acid ABC transporter ATP-binding protein, with amino-acid sequence MNGAALRVEGLAHRHRGAAAPTLRDVSFAVPAGAIAAIVGESGAGKTTLLRCLAGLDRAERGTIAVGDRVVVAGRSAAATLRGHIGLVFQSFELFPHLTVLENCVLAPRRVRGAARSAAEAGAREILDRLGLAAKVDEHPARLSGGQCQRVAIARALAMAPACLLYDEPTSALDPARRSELVEVLARVRADGMTQVVVTHDAALVEAAADLVFRIDGGRLAAA; translated from the coding sequence GTGAACGGCGCCGCGCTCCGCGTCGAAGGCCTCGCCCATCGCCATCGCGGCGCCGCCGCGCCGACGCTCCGCGACGTGTCGTTCGCGGTGCCGGCGGGCGCGATCGCGGCGATCGTCGGCGAGAGCGGAGCGGGGAAGACGACCTTGCTCCGCTGTCTCGCCGGACTCGACCGCGCCGAGCGCGGCACGATCGCCGTCGGCGATCGCGTCGTCGTCGCGGGACGCAGTGCCGCCGCGACCCTCCGCGGCCACATCGGCCTCGTCTTCCAGAGCTTCGAGCTCTTCCCCCACCTCACCGTGCTCGAGAATTGCGTGCTCGCGCCGCGGCGCGTCCGCGGCGCGGCGCGCAGCGCCGCCGAGGCGGGGGCCCGCGAGATCCTCGACCGCCTCGGCCTCGCCGCCAAGGTGGACGAGCACCCGGCCCGGCTCTCCGGCGGGCAATGCCAACGGGTCGCGATCGCGCGCGCGCTCGCCATGGCGCCCGCCTGCCTCCTCTACGACGAGCCGACGAGTGCGCTCGACCCGGCGCGGCGGAGCGAGCTCGTAGAGGTGCTCGCGCGGGTCCGCGCCGACGGGATGACCCAGGTGGTCGTCACGCACGACGCCGCGCTCGTGGAGGCGGCGGCCGATCTCGTGTTCCGGATCGACGGCGGCCGGCTCGCCGCGGCCTGA
- a CDS encoding DEAD/DEAH box helicase — translation MARPVEDDGGRPPVDALRGVVAKLRAFPPMVRHRGQEYARSGRVGRLIFEDDAVRAKVHGSRLYDAAWSWGRLDASRPACSCPVGPYCKHAYALACCLLAAAHEEHGFVDPRLAQFLPAGLVPKDGAVVPIASGGAGGERRREAAARTSSSARSASAPSSTLERLRAAPPGWQREHALERLLAGGPARGLSGYLPPFPEILEEEDPDLMCWRLAQEIQTRAEGWLPRELGPYRDRPDLAARHAERARAELLEELASWARRRAAVTPRSLRLLFGLVDRPGVGPTVTVEARVTSTQMNDEPRSLMQLVQLRTQVHRTPGVLPADQAAALDWLCDHNVGGRHDYYAGQTGIAPALLARLLERVTSLPFVAWRDDIEPGLAAAAGVRAGDPVRLGGDLVRYLPASVTREGEVWVDLRFVWPDGREHRREDAVYLRDPGGWSPSGRVSLVLADGAFWVVGEEPPESVVELFAASGGLPLPEESRAETLGLLATSFPHLEASLVAHTRTHAVTPIVALDLRADDWIQLRVFARAAAADAADVAFEYLPEGRWARCPRSALPGGVGIDGLAAFQPDAAPPGAAAADHAADAPSDGPPAPIEVWLDVPRGEDVAPLVAWLEETGAAAGARRGPGGVAPPDDARERGWWIFCGRRRMERFADVWEMRPPGVDWYGSERARRLLAGAQRVAPRVRIEASGVDWFKVSAAWEAEGRELSDADLAKLRAAMTRFVKLDSGWVRRDVTASFDEMSTLLADLGLELGDEPQQVTVWQLAGADPESLASLERLGTDAETLAAARTLRERVAGFTGLPTVTPPSEFTGELRPYQQAGFDFLAHASSLGVGAILADDMGLGKTVQALAWLTHLRRLDPLGGPSLVACPASVVHNWAREAERFAPSLRVLLLTSGEGRHAAWNAIADHDLVVTNYALLRRDAERWRAIDLRAVILDEAQNIKNPSAAVTRAATALRARHRLALTGTPLENRALDLWSIASFVNPGYLGNRTAFGERYDGPEAPPYARTLLSAKLRPMLLRRTKRAVAPDLPPRIEERRDCELTKGQRHLYLAELRRSRALVEALAAAPGGVERNKITVLAALTRLRQICCHPALAGGDPGLGSGKVEALVELLEPLLAEGHKVLVFSQFVSLLKLLQPALAARGVKQHFLSGQTQRREQVVAAFQNDPEPCVFLVSLKAGGTGLNLTAASYVVLFDPWWNPAVEAQAIDRSHRIGQDQTVIAYRLLVRGTIEEKIWELQQRKAALSRELLGEDGFARALDRDALQFLLEE, via the coding sequence ATGGCGCGTCCGGTGGAGGATGACGGCGGCAGGCCCCCGGTCGATGCGCTGCGCGGGGTGGTCGCGAAGCTGCGCGCGTTCCCGCCGATGGTGCGGCATCGCGGCCAGGAGTACGCCCGGAGCGGCCGCGTCGGACGACTGATCTTCGAGGACGATGCCGTACGCGCCAAGGTGCACGGCTCGCGGCTCTACGACGCGGCGTGGTCGTGGGGGCGCCTCGACGCGAGCCGGCCGGCGTGCTCGTGTCCGGTCGGACCCTACTGCAAGCACGCCTACGCGCTCGCGTGCTGCCTGCTCGCCGCGGCGCACGAGGAGCACGGCTTCGTCGATCCGCGCCTGGCGCAATTCCTGCCCGCCGGCCTCGTTCCGAAGGATGGCGCGGTCGTACCGATCGCGTCGGGAGGAGCCGGCGGCGAGCGGCGCCGCGAGGCCGCGGCGCGCACGTCGTCGTCGGCGCGCTCGGCGTCGGCGCCTTCGTCCACGCTCGAGCGCCTGCGCGCGGCGCCGCCGGGATGGCAGCGCGAGCACGCGCTCGAGCGGCTGCTCGCGGGCGGTCCGGCGCGCGGGCTCTCGGGCTACCTGCCGCCGTTTCCCGAGATCCTCGAAGAAGAGGATCCGGACCTCATGTGCTGGCGGCTCGCGCAGGAGATCCAGACGCGTGCCGAGGGTTGGCTGCCGCGCGAGCTCGGGCCCTACCGCGATCGTCCCGACCTGGCTGCGCGCCACGCCGAGCGGGCACGCGCCGAGCTGCTGGAAGAGCTCGCGTCGTGGGCGCGGCGGCGCGCCGCCGTCACGCCGCGCAGCTTGCGGCTCCTGTTCGGCCTCGTCGACCGCCCCGGCGTCGGCCCGACGGTTACCGTCGAGGCGCGCGTCACGAGCACGCAGATGAACGACGAGCCGCGCTCGCTGATGCAGCTCGTCCAGCTCCGGACGCAGGTGCATCGGACGCCGGGCGTGCTGCCGGCCGACCAGGCCGCGGCGCTCGACTGGCTCTGCGACCACAACGTCGGGGGCCGGCACGACTACTACGCCGGGCAGACCGGCATCGCGCCGGCGTTGCTGGCGCGCCTCCTCGAGCGGGTGACGAGCCTGCCCTTCGTCGCCTGGCGCGACGACATCGAGCCCGGGCTCGCGGCGGCGGCCGGCGTGCGCGCCGGCGACCCCGTCCGGCTCGGCGGCGACCTCGTACGCTATCTGCCGGCCTCGGTCACGCGCGAGGGCGAGGTGTGGGTCGATCTCCGCTTCGTCTGGCCCGACGGGCGCGAGCACCGCCGCGAGGACGCCGTCTATCTGCGCGATCCCGGCGGCTGGTCGCCGTCGGGCCGTGTGAGCCTCGTGCTCGCCGACGGCGCCTTCTGGGTCGTCGGCGAGGAGCCGCCCGAGTCGGTCGTCGAGCTCTTCGCGGCCTCGGGCGGTCTGCCGCTTCCCGAGGAGTCGCGCGCCGAGACGCTCGGGCTCCTCGCGACGAGCTTCCCGCACCTCGAAGCGTCGCTCGTCGCGCACACGCGGACGCACGCGGTCACGCCGATCGTCGCGCTCGATCTCCGCGCCGACGACTGGATCCAGCTCCGCGTGTTCGCGCGCGCCGCTGCCGCCGACGCGGCGGACGTCGCGTTCGAGTACCTTCCCGAGGGGCGCTGGGCGCGCTGCCCGCGGAGCGCGCTGCCGGGCGGCGTCGGGATCGACGGCCTCGCGGCGTTCCAGCCCGATGCCGCGCCGCCGGGCGCCGCCGCGGCGGACCACGCGGCCGATGCGCCGAGCGACGGCCCGCCGGCGCCGATCGAGGTCTGGCTCGACGTCCCGCGCGGCGAGGACGTCGCGCCGCTCGTGGCCTGGCTCGAGGAGACCGGCGCGGCCGCGGGCGCGCGCCGCGGCCCCGGAGGCGTCGCGCCCCCCGACGACGCGCGCGAGCGCGGCTGGTGGATCTTCTGCGGCCGGCGCCGGATGGAGCGCTTCGCCGACGTGTGGGAGATGCGGCCGCCGGGCGTCGATTGGTACGGTTCCGAGCGCGCGCGGCGCCTCCTCGCCGGGGCCCAGCGCGTCGCGCCGCGCGTCCGCATCGAGGCGAGCGGCGTCGACTGGTTCAAGGTATCGGCGGCGTGGGAAGCGGAGGGTCGCGAGCTTTCCGACGCCGACCTGGCGAAGCTCCGCGCCGCGATGACCCGTTTCGTGAAGCTCGACTCGGGCTGGGTGCGCCGCGACGTGACCGCGAGCTTCGACGAGATGAGCACGCTGCTTGCCGACCTCGGTCTCGAGCTCGGCGACGAGCCGCAGCAGGTGACGGTGTGGCAGCTCGCGGGCGCCGATCCCGAGTCGCTTGCGAGCCTCGAGCGGCTCGGCACCGACGCCGAGACGCTCGCTGCGGCGCGGACGTTGCGGGAGCGAGTGGCGGGCTTCACCGGCCTGCCGACCGTCACGCCGCCGTCCGAGTTCACAGGCGAGCTCCGTCCGTACCAGCAGGCCGGATTCGACTTCCTCGCGCACGCGTCGTCCCTCGGCGTCGGCGCGATCCTCGCCGACGACATGGGGCTCGGGAAGACCGTGCAGGCGCTCGCGTGGCTCACGCATCTCCGGCGCCTGGACCCGCTCGGCGGGCCGAGCCTGGTCGCCTGCCCGGCGTCGGTCGTCCACAACTGGGCGCGCGAGGCCGAGCGTTTCGCGCCGTCGCTGCGCGTGCTGCTGCTGACGAGCGGCGAGGGCCGACACGCCGCGTGGAACGCGATCGCCGACCACGACCTCGTCGTCACGAACTACGCGCTCCTGCGGCGCGACGCGGAGCGCTGGCGCGCGATCGATCTCCGCGCGGTGATCCTCGACGAGGCGCAGAACATCAAGAATCCGAGCGCCGCGGTGACGCGCGCCGCGACCGCGCTCCGCGCCCGCCATCGCCTCGCGCTCACCGGCACGCCGCTCGAGAACCGCGCGCTCGACCTCTGGAGCATCGCGTCCTTCGTGAATCCGGGCTACCTCGGGAACCGCACCGCGTTCGGCGAACGCTACGACGGTCCCGAGGCGCCGCCGTACGCGCGCACGCTCCTCTCCGCGAAGCTCCGTCCGATGTTGCTGCGACGCACCAAGCGCGCGGTCGCGCCGGATCTGCCGCCGCGCATCGAGGAGCGGCGCGACTGCGAGCTCACCAAGGGGCAGCGCCATCTCTATCTCGCCGAGCTCCGCCGCAGCCGCGCGCTCGTCGAGGCGCTCGCGGCGGCGCCGGGCGGCGTCGAGCGCAACAAGATCACCGTGCTCGCCGCGCTCACGCGGCTCCGGCAGATCTGCTGCCATCCGGCGCTCGCGGGCGGCGACCCCGGCCTCGGGTCGGGAAAGGTCGAGGCGCTCGTCGAGCTCCTGGAGCCGCTCCTCGCCGAGGGGCACAAGGTCCTCGTGTTCTCGCAGTTCGTGAGCCTGCTGAAGCTCCTCCAGCCGGCGCTCGCGGCGCGGGGCGTGAAGCAGCACTTCCTGAGCGGCCAGACCCAGAGGCGCGAGCAGGTGGTCGCCGCCTTCCAGAACGATCCGGAGCCGTGCGTCTTCCTGGTGTCGCTGAAGGCGGGCGGTACGGGGCTGAACCTCACCGCCGCGAGCTACGTCGTGCTCTTCGACCCGTGGTGGAATCCCGCGGTCGAGGCGCAGGCGATCGACCGCTCGCACCGGATCGGCCAGGATCAGACCGTGATCGCCTACCGCCTGCTCGTCCGCGGCACGATCGAGGAGAAGATCTGGGAGCTCCAGCAGCGCAAGGCCGCCCTCTCGCGCGAGCTCCTCGGCGAGGACGGCTTCGCGCGCGCGCTCGACCGCGACGCCCTCCAGTTCCTGTTGGAGGAGTGA